A single Clostridium sp. AN503 DNA region contains:
- a CDS encoding PfkB family carbohydrate kinase, protein MIKVLGIGDNVCDKYLHTKTIYPGGNALNIAVFGKLFGAEAAYLGTFGDDEVGQHVYSVVKGLGLDLSHCRLEEGPNGCARVQLVDGDRVFLQGNRGGISREKPPVLTKIDEEYISGYDLIHTSVYSFMEAELPKIRGAASFVSMDFSDRYEEDYLKRCCPYIDCAEISCGDMPEDEIQRRMARIMELGCRHIVIATRGSKGAYVMVDGRIYEQSPCLVKAKDTMGAGDSFIACFLINYLDGIRTAVDFGEASGNRGVVTAEAYKDILIQISLYRAAVFSSKQCQRDGSFGFGKEVELTEDDLGVMNM, encoded by the coding sequence ATGATCAAGGTTCTTGGAATCGGCGATAACGTGTGTGATAAGTATCTTCATACAAAAACCATTTACCCCGGCGGAAACGCTTTGAACATCGCGGTGTTTGGAAAGCTGTTCGGCGCGGAGGCGGCTTATCTCGGAACCTTTGGCGACGACGAGGTTGGGCAGCATGTGTATTCCGTGGTAAAGGGGCTGGGGCTGGATCTGTCCCACTGCCGGCTGGAGGAAGGCCCCAACGGATGTGCCAGGGTCCAGCTTGTAGATGGGGACCGGGTATTCTTACAGGGCAACCGGGGCGGCATTTCCAGAGAGAAACCGCCGGTGCTCACAAAGATCGACGAGGAGTACATCTCCGGCTATGACCTGATACATACCAGCGTATACAGCTTTATGGAGGCGGAGCTTCCAAAGATCCGCGGGGCGGCATCCTTCGTGTCAATGGATTTTTCCGACCGGTATGAGGAAGATTATCTGAAACGGTGCTGTCCGTATATCGACTGTGCGGAGATCTCCTGCGGGGACATGCCGGAGGACGAGATCCAGAGGCGGATGGCCCGGATCATGGAGTTGGGGTGCCGGCACATCGTGATCGCCACCAGAGGCTCTAAGGGCGCTTATGTGATGGTGGACGGCAGGATCTATGAACAGTCGCCCTGTCTGGTGAAAGCGAAGGATACCATGGGGGCAGGGGATTCCTTTATCGCGTGTTTCCTGATCAATTATCTGGACGGGATCCGGACGGCGGTGGATTTTGGTGAGGCATCCGGGAACCGGGGGGTCGTCACGGCGGAAGCTTACAAAGACATATTAATTCAGATCAGTCTGTACCGTGCGGCAGTATTTTCCTCTAAACAATGCCAGCGGGACGGGTCCTTTGGTTTCGGCAAAGAGGTGGAGCTGACGGAAGATGATCTGGGTGTGATGAATATGTAA
- a CDS encoding sugar phosphate isomerase/epimerase family protein: MNRINRDQIAVMNIQYKYFPLTRFLDDAVKYEVKNVELWGAAPHFHLEDMTYRQVSGVRREIDSRGLKLVCFTPEQCVYPVNIAAPTAEARTRSVKFFEDNIRAAGELGCSKVLVTSGTGYFDGSDRDEAWKHAAENLHGLGELAAHYGVTLALEVLRRDESNLVYDLPTLRKMLEELDHPSIGGMIDTIPMALAGETPARYLEALGEKLVHVHFIDGAPRGHLAWGDGILDMQQYLAEFDAAGYGGYLSLEITDGRYFMDPSGSVEQSIRQLYSVLQ; encoded by the coding sequence ATGAACAGAATAAACAGGGATCAGATCGCCGTCATGAACATCCAGTACAAGTATTTTCCCTTGACGCGGTTTCTGGACGATGCGGTGAAATATGAGGTGAAGAACGTGGAGCTTTGGGGTGCCGCGCCGCATTTTCATCTGGAGGATATGACCTACCGCCAGGTGAGCGGCGTTCGCAGGGAGATTGATTCGCGGGGACTGAAGCTTGTCTGCTTTACGCCGGAACAGTGCGTGTATCCGGTCAATATAGCTGCGCCCACGGCGGAGGCCCGGACGAGGAGTGTGAAATTCTTTGAGGACAACATCCGGGCGGCTGGAGAGCTGGGATGCAGTAAAGTGCTGGTCACTTCAGGGACTGGATATTTTGACGGAAGTGACCGGGATGAGGCATGGAAGCATGCGGCGGAGAATCTGCACGGCCTAGGGGAGCTGGCAGCGCACTATGGAGTGACGCTGGCTCTTGAGGTACTCCGGCGGGATGAGAGCAATCTGGTGTATGATCTGCCCACGCTTCGGAAGATGCTTGAGGAGCTTGACCATCCGTCCATCGGCGGCATGATCGACACCATTCCCATGGCGTTAGCAGGGGAGACCCCGGCCAGGTATCTGGAGGCGCTGGGAGAGAAACTGGTACACGTACATTTTATCGACGGCGCGCCGCGGGGCCATCTGGCATGGGGCGACGGCATCCTGGATATGCAGCAGTATTTAGCGGAATTCGATGCAGCAGGGTATGGAGGATATCTGTCGCTGGAGATCACCGATGGCCGGTATTTCATGGACCCATCCGGATCGGTGGAACAGAGCATCCGGCAATTGTATTCCGTATTACAATAA
- a CDS encoding SIS domain-containing protein, whose protein sequence is MFNFDEAKVRQEHQNGVDIIPKVEEYVDKVCADGYSNIFYIGIGGTVLYANQMMHIAKQLGSRLPLFIENAADFNLVGNPFFDKDSVVVIESISGDTKEVVEAVDKAHEVGARVIGYVEKEGTPLYEKSDYLVTTVGGGYYFWYTVTLRFLKNAGQFDKYDQFFKEIVHMPDNVVQIYKDADEDAKAYAEQYCDEPLTYLIGSGNLEDWATCYGMCIMEEMQWMRTRPISAANFFHGTLEVIERDIPVILIKGEDATRPQMDRAEKFVNTISAKVIVFDTAKFKLNGISDEFRGMLGPIMMRSAFQRVNVHLEHCRRHPLAIRRYYRRLDY, encoded by the coding sequence ATGTTTAATTTTGACGAGGCAAAGGTGAGACAGGAGCATCAGAACGGGGTGGATATCATTCCAAAGGTTGAGGAGTATGTGGATAAGGTCTGCGCGGACGGCTATTCCAACATCTTCTACATCGGTATCGGCGGGACCGTGCTGTATGCAAATCAGATGATGCACATTGCAAAACAGCTTGGATCCAGGCTGCCGCTTTTTATTGAGAATGCAGCGGATTTTAATCTGGTGGGCAATCCTTTCTTTGACAAGGATTCTGTTGTGGTGATCGAATCTATCTCCGGTGACACCAAGGAAGTGGTTGAGGCTGTGGACAAGGCCCATGAGGTGGGCGCACGGGTCATCGGCTATGTGGAGAAGGAGGGGACTCCTCTGTATGAGAAGAGCGATTATCTGGTGACTACCGTGGGCGGCGGCTACTATTTCTGGTACACTGTGACCCTGCGCTTCTTAAAGAATGCGGGCCAGTTCGACAAATACGACCAGTTCTTCAAAGAGATCGTACATATGCCTGACAATGTGGTGCAGATCTACAAGGATGCGGATGAAGACGCCAAAGCTTATGCGGAACAATACTGCGACGAGCCGCTGACCTATCTGATCGGTTCCGGCAACTTAGAGGACTGGGCGACCTGCTATGGCATGTGCATCATGGAGGAAATGCAGTGGATGCGCACCAGGCCGATCTCCGCAGCCAACTTCTTCCACGGCACGCTGGAGGTGATCGAGCGGGATATCCCGGTGATCCTGATCAAGGGAGAGGACGCCACCAGGCCGCAGATGGACCGGGCGGAGAAGTTCGTCAACACCATCAGCGCAAAGGTTATCGTATTTGATACGGCCAAATTCAAGTTAAACGGGATCAGCGATGAGTTCCGCGGTATGCTGGGGCCGATCATGATGCGCTCTGCGTTCCAGAGAGTGAATGTGCATCTGGAGCACTGCAGAAGACATCCCCTGGCCATAAGGAGATATTACAGAAGGCTTGATTATTAA
- a CDS encoding sugar ABC transporter permease, with product MLKNNIAYCVISLIVQVGFGTVLALVLESKAIGSRAKDIYRNMYYVPALISLTAVGLMFTFIYEPNIGFINNVLKTLGLSTYGFLGDSKMAIYCIIAMSQWQFTGYITLLMVVAFQNVPQDYLEAAAIDGAGPVRRAISIMIPQAKEQLLVCTIITIIGAFKLYTEVYATTSGGPGNSSQVLGLFLYQQAFLHDDLGMAAVTGVFIFVITVTLSIIQIKMTNSGKN from the coding sequence ATGCTGAAAAATAACATCGCCTATTGTGTGATCTCCCTGATCGTACAGGTTGGATTTGGAACGGTCCTGGCGCTGGTCCTTGAGAGCAAGGCCATCGGCTCCAGGGCAAAAGATATTTACAGGAATATGTATTATGTGCCCGCCCTCATTTCCCTGACGGCGGTGGGCCTGATGTTTACCTTTATCTACGAGCCGAACATCGGCTTTATCAACAATGTGTTAAAGACCCTGGGACTTTCCACTTACGGATTCCTGGGTGATTCCAAAATGGCAATCTACTGCATCATTGCAATGAGCCAGTGGCAGTTTACCGGATATATCACCCTGCTTATGGTGGTGGCATTCCAGAATGTACCCCAGGATTACCTGGAGGCAGCCGCCATCGACGGGGCAGGCCCTGTGCGCAGGGCGATCAGCATCATGATCCCCCAGGCCAAGGAGCAGCTCCTGGTCTGTACGATCATTACGATCATCGGCGCTTTTAAGCTGTACACCGAGGTATATGCCACCACCAGCGGCGGCCCCGGCAACAGTTCGCAGGTGTTGGGATTGTTCTTATACCAGCAGGCGTTCCTGCATGACGATCTGGGCATGGCGGCAGTAACGGGTGTATTTATCTTTGTGATCACCGTTACCCTTTCCATCATTCAGATCAAGATGACCAATTCAGGCAAGAACTAG
- a CDS encoding SIS domain-containing protein, translating into MEKAREIVSSILKERQIDTIYFVGCGGSLAGFFPAKYFISCEARKVKVGYINSNEFVYATPKEIGENAVVILASQRGNTAETVEACKVANEKGAATIGLTFEVPSPLSEAARYVIHYEFGDDSVVENQKSSYAVKLAVEFLHQIEGYEGYDAMVDALKKLHGIVADAKKAIIPYAIKYAWEFKDDPVIYTMGSGGSWGSAHQEAICIFMEMQWINSSVIHSGEYFHGPFEITDKDTAFLMMKSSGRTRYLDDRALDFIRKFNNRCMVIDGLDYGMGELGSMAEYMDPLFHTNVIRVFNNLLADARNHPLSVRRYMWKFAY; encoded by the coding sequence ATGGAAAAAGCAAGAGAGATCGTATCCAGTATTTTAAAAGAGCGTCAGATCGACACCATCTATTTCGTGGGCTGCGGCGGCTCCCTGGCGGGATTTTTCCCGGCTAAATATTTTATAAGCTGCGAGGCCCGCAAGGTGAAGGTGGGCTACATCAACTCCAATGAGTTTGTATATGCAACCCCGAAGGAGATCGGTGAAAATGCAGTGGTCATCCTGGCGTCCCAGCGGGGCAATACCGCCGAGACCGTGGAGGCCTGCAAGGTTGCCAACGAAAAGGGCGCCGCTACCATCGGCCTGACCTTTGAAGTGCCGTCCCCTCTTTCTGAGGCGGCCCGGTATGTGATCCACTATGAGTTTGGAGATGATTCTGTTGTGGAGAACCAGAAATCCTCCTATGCTGTGAAGCTGGCGGTGGAATTCCTGCATCAGATCGAAGGCTATGAGGGGTATGATGCGATGGTGGATGCTTTGAAGAAGCTTCACGGCATTGTGGCTGATGCAAAGAAAGCGATCATCCCTTATGCGATCAAGTACGCCTGGGAGTTTAAGGATGATCCTGTGATCTATACCATGGGGAGCGGCGGTTCCTGGGGCAGCGCCCATCAGGAAGCCATCTGTATCTTTATGGAGATGCAGTGGATCAATTCCAGTGTGATCCATTCCGGCGAGTATTTCCATGGCCCCTTTGAGATCACCGATAAGGACACGGCGTTTTTGATGATGAAATCCTCCGGAAGGACCCGTTACTTAGATGACCGTGCGCTGGATTTTATCAGGAAATTCAACAACCGCTGCATGGTGATCGACGGGCTGGATTACGGCATGGGCGAGCTGGGCTCCATGGCTGAGTATATGGACCCGCTGTTCCATACCAATGTGATCCGTGTGTTCAATAACCTGCTGGCGGATGCCAGGAACCATCCGCTGAGTGTGAGGCGGTATATGTGGAAGTTTGCGTATTAA
- a CDS encoding HAD family phosphatase — MEALIFDMDGVIVDSEPYNMMRVLEYARSIRPEITREQMYQVVGRTKEDVWTRIAGVIGQGKGWEETRQDYEANWKPWHPYPVRYKDIFRPEVIRILKRAKAEGVRTAVASATAYDKVKEILTEVGVTPYLDLIVSGESCKRSKPDPDIYLKTAKLLGVEPKDCVAVEDSTVGITAAHRAGIKVIALKDDRFDFDRSLADAEIDDLGEFEACFQQLCFPKMTGNS; from the coding sequence ATGGAAGCGCTTATATTTGACATGGACGGGGTGATCGTGGACAGCGAGCCTTACAACATGATGCGGGTCCTGGAGTATGCCCGCTCCATCCGCCCGGAGATCACCAGGGAGCAGATGTACCAGGTGGTGGGCCGGACAAAGGAGGATGTGTGGACCAGGATCGCCGGTGTCATCGGACAGGGAAAAGGCTGGGAGGAGACCCGGCAGGACTATGAGGCCAACTGGAAACCCTGGCACCCGTATCCGGTGCGGTACAAGGACATCTTCCGGCCGGAGGTCATAAGGATCCTCAAGCGGGCGAAGGCTGAGGGGGTGCGCACGGCGGTGGCGTCGGCCACGGCTTATGATAAGGTGAAGGAGATCCTGACTGAGGTGGGAGTCACCCCCTATCTGGACCTGATCGTCAGCGGGGAGTCCTGCAAGCGGAGTAAGCCGGACCCGGATATCTATCTAAAGACCGCAAAACTTCTGGGAGTGGAGCCGAAGGACTGTGTGGCGGTCGAAGATTCTACCGTGGGCATTACCGCGGCGCACCGGGCCGGGATCAAAGTGATCGCTTTAAAGGATGACCGGTTTGATTTTGACCGGAGCCTGGCGGATGCAGAGATCGATGATCTGGGGGAGTTTGAAGCGTGTTTTCAGCAGTTGTGTTTTCCGAAAATGACAGGCAATTCGTAA
- a CDS encoding extracellular solute-binding protein translates to MKKRFWKKALCSVLAGMMVLSAAACGGGSSEPAAGGNGGTAAAGTQAAGNQAASGEQKVIKFMHRFPDEPYNSFIEGKLHEYEALHPDIKFEITSAQNQEYKEKIKIVVGGDDTPDIFFSWVGDFTERFIREGLILDLTPYMEADPEWKDSLIESQIEQYVNSDGMLYGIPFRLDCKLFFYNKKIFDENNLEVPKTWDEFINVCETLKAAGITPIGYGNQEPWSASHYIGTLNQIFVPDEVRAKDYNPTSGEFTDPGYVEALKHYQALLPYMTENPNGVKPDMGRTNFVMEMAAMYYAELIEIPYIKADNAEMEFGMFNFPKVEGAKGNQDILTGVPEGFVVSSKTKYPDECVEFLKWFLGKEVGTAQCQEIGWFNAAKGTTEGLTDQALLDGYQAVMDAKAMSAWLDNALYSTVCDEYLTTVSDLTNGDITPEEAMAKIQAKAKEAQTLVGTGS, encoded by the coding sequence ATGAAAAAGAGATTTTGGAAAAAAGCGTTATGCAGCGTATTGGCAGGTATGATGGTCTTATCTGCTGCGGCCTGTGGAGGCGGCAGCTCTGAGCCGGCAGCAGGAGGCAATGGGGGGACTGCGGCGGCAGGGACACAGGCAGCCGGGAACCAGGCGGCCTCTGGGGAGCAGAAGGTGATCAAGTTCATGCACCGCTTCCCGGATGAGCCGTACAACAGCTTTATCGAGGGCAAGCTTCATGAGTATGAGGCGCTGCATCCGGACATTAAGTTTGAGATCACCAGCGCCCAGAACCAGGAGTACAAGGAGAAGATCAAGATCGTGGTAGGCGGAGACGACACCCCGGATATCTTCTTCAGCTGGGTGGGCGACTTTACGGAGCGGTTTATCCGCGAGGGCCTGATCCTGGACCTGACTCCGTATATGGAGGCAGACCCGGAGTGGAAGGATTCCCTGATCGAATCCCAGATCGAGCAGTATGTCAACAGCGACGGTATGCTCTATGGCATCCCGTTCCGTCTGGACTGCAAACTGTTCTTCTACAACAAGAAGATCTTTGATGAGAACAATCTGGAAGTGCCGAAGACCTGGGATGAGTTTATCAATGTATGTGAGACCCTGAAGGCGGCAGGCATTACCCCGATCGGGTACGGCAACCAGGAACCGTGGTCGGCATCCCACTATATCGGAACCTTAAACCAGATCTTTGTTCCTGATGAGGTGCGTGCGAAGGACTACAATCCTACCAGCGGTGAGTTTACAGATCCGGGTTATGTGGAGGCGCTCAAACATTACCAGGCGCTGCTGCCGTATATGACTGAGAATCCCAACGGCGTGAAGCCTGACATGGGCAGAACCAATTTCGTGATGGAGATGGCGGCTATGTACTATGCGGAGCTGATCGAGATCCCCTACATCAAGGCAGACAACGCGGAGATGGAATTCGGTATGTTCAACTTCCCGAAGGTGGAGGGCGCGAAAGGAAACCAGGATATCCTTACGGGCGTTCCGGAAGGCTTTGTGGTATCCTCCAAGACAAAATACCCGGATGAGTGCGTGGAATTCCTCAAATGGTTCCTGGGCAAGGAAGTGGGTACCGCCCAGTGCCAGGAGATCGGCTGGTTCAACGCGGCGAAGGGAACCACGGAGGGTCTGACTGACCAGGCGCTGTTAGACGGTTATCAGGCGGTTATGGATGCGAAGGCGATGAGCGCATGGCTGGATAACGCACTGTACTCCACCGTATGCGACGAGTATCTGACTACCGTATCAGACCTGACCAACGGAGATATCACACCGGAAGAGGCCATGGCGAAGATCCAGGCCAAAGCAAAAGAAGCGCAGACCCTGGTGGGAACCGGGAGCTGA
- a CDS encoding carbohydrate ABC transporter permease translates to MKKTSAKILLNLMCVFICIIIVAPLAWILLNSLKTNKELFQNSLALPEVWQFGNYAKAWQMGLYKYFGNSLLVSSISLIGILTLSSLLAYGLTRFKAKGSMVIFVIVLGGMALSEQIALVPLYKILRALKIYNTYAAVILPYIAFRIPFTVFLMRSYFISIPVELEEAAVVDGYNSLQIFTKIIIPISKPIFASCAIVNLNFVWNEFLFANVFLNNKAIQTIPIGLMTFKGDLKIDYTTTLAGLVIASLPLIILFICMSKQFVRGLTSGAVKG, encoded by the coding sequence GTGAAAAAGACAAGTGCAAAGATTCTTTTGAATCTGATGTGTGTATTCATCTGCATCATTATTGTTGCCCCTCTGGCCTGGATCCTTCTGAATTCATTGAAGACCAACAAAGAGCTGTTCCAGAATTCCCTTGCCCTTCCGGAGGTCTGGCAGTTCGGCAACTATGCCAAGGCGTGGCAGATGGGGTTATACAAATATTTTGGCAACTCCCTGTTGGTCAGCAGTATTTCCCTGATCGGGATCCTGACCTTATCCTCCCTTCTGGCATATGGCCTGACCCGTTTTAAGGCAAAGGGCAGCATGGTGATCTTCGTGATCGTTCTGGGAGGCATGGCCCTCTCTGAGCAGATCGCACTGGTGCCCCTCTATAAGATCCTGCGGGCGCTGAAGATCTACAATACCTATGCGGCGGTCATCCTGCCTTACATCGCGTTCCGCATTCCGTTCACGGTATTTTTGATGCGTTCCTACTTTATCTCGATCCCGGTGGAGCTTGAGGAGGCGGCGGTGGTGGACGGCTACAACAGCCTGCAGATCTTTACCAAGATCATCATCCCGATCAGCAAGCCGATCTTTGCTTCCTGCGCCATTGTGAACTTAAACTTTGTCTGGAATGAATTTTTATTTGCAAATGTGTTTTTAAACAACAAAGCGATCCAGACGATCCCGATCGGGCTTATGACCTTTAAGGGTGATTTAAAGATTGACTACACGACCACTCTGGCAGGCCTGGTGATCGCGTCTCTGCCGCTGATCATCCTGTTTATCTGTATGTCCAAACAGTTTGTGAGAGGCCTTACCAGCGGCGCGGTGAAAGGATAA
- a CDS encoding YitT family protein, which yields MRKNIQKESYNMFWAILGVVFFAVAYRWFLYPVGLYSGGFTGISQLIKLVLTEFIGIPEPAGVDLTGVIFWCINIPLFCVGYRYIGKRFLIRTLIAVCIQSALMALIPAPEKPLLDDMLLNCIIGGALSGYGVGITLRAGGSGGGTDVVGMCCAKASPDFSVGKISVLINLFIYFVAAMRYDFDVAAYSMVFCLASSIMVDRVHYQNIKVSAFIVTRNRQLGEKINHLLYRGVTSWKGWGEYSRQDEVIHMVVINKYELRSLKKLIREEDPEAFVQIMSPDMIIGHFEKRLEV from the coding sequence ATGAGAAAAAACATTCAAAAAGAGTCCTACAATATGTTTTGGGCGATCCTGGGCGTAGTATTCTTTGCGGTGGCCTACCGGTGGTTCTTGTACCCGGTGGGGCTGTACAGCGGAGGATTTACGGGGATATCGCAGCTCATCAAGCTGGTTTTAACAGAATTTATCGGGATTCCTGAGCCGGCGGGGGTGGATCTGACGGGCGTTATCTTCTGGTGTATCAATATTCCGCTGTTCTGTGTGGGATACCGGTATATCGGTAAGCGGTTTTTGATACGTACCCTCATCGCCGTCTGTATCCAGTCGGCGCTCATGGCGCTGATCCCGGCGCCGGAAAAGCCGCTGCTGGACGATATGCTTCTTAATTGTATTATCGGCGGCGCCCTGTCCGGTTACGGAGTGGGGATCACCCTGAGAGCGGGCGGTTCCGGAGGCGGCACGGATGTGGTCGGCATGTGCTGTGCCAAGGCTTCTCCTGATTTCAGCGTGGGGAAGATCAGCGTGCTCATAAATCTCTTTATCTATTTTGTAGCTGCCATGCGTTATGATTTTGACGTTGCGGCTTACTCGATGGTATTCTGCCTGGCTTCCAGCATTATGGTGGACCGGGTGCATTATCAGAATATCAAGGTTTCGGCCTTTATCGTTACCAGGAACCGGCAGCTGGGAGAGAAGATCAACCACCTGCTCTACCGGGGAGTGACCAGTTGGAAGGGCTGGGGCGAATACAGCCGTCAGGATGAGGTGATCCACATGGTCGTTATCAATAAATATGAGCTGAGGTCCCTTAAGAAGCTGATCCGGGAGGAGGATCCGGAAGCTTTTGTCCAGATCATGTCGCCGGATATGATCATCGGGCATTTTGAAAAACGCCTGGAAGTATAG
- a CDS encoding GntR family transcriptional regulator: MSEITRDTAVPLYLQIADDIKSKIESGEVKANSRIPTEHELSEAYKVSRITIRKALELLVDEEILVRKQRIGTFVSDKKVTRSLNAFMGFSQSCEMQGNKAGTQFLSAELVKARPSDLKRLEIEDDDKLIRIRRLRFCNDVPVILEENHFPKEFAFLLAEDLNGSLHEILLRHGIVLTRGSKTIGVCYATREEAKHLGVKENDALIMSKDVAYDTSGRAVYSGKEIINADRYEYKILTNSMGKTE; the protein is encoded by the coding sequence ATGTCGGAAATAACAAGAGACACGGCGGTGCCATTATATCTTCAGATAGCGGATGATATCAAATCCAAGATAGAGAGCGGCGAAGTGAAGGCAAACAGCCGGATTCCAACGGAGCACGAGCTGAGTGAGGCTTACAAGGTGAGCCGGATCACCATCCGCAAGGCGCTGGAGCTGCTGGTGGATGAGGAGATCCTGGTGCGGAAGCAGAGGATCGGCACCTTCGTGTCCGACAAAAAGGTAACCAGGAGTTTGAACGCGTTTATGGGATTTTCCCAGAGCTGTGAGATGCAGGGCAATAAAGCGGGTACACAGTTTTTGTCTGCGGAGCTGGTGAAGGCGCGGCCTTCCGATCTGAAGCGTCTGGAGATTGAGGATGATGATAAACTTATCCGTATCCGGAGGCTCCGTTTCTGCAATGACGTGCCGGTGATCCTGGAGGAGAACCATTTTCCAAAGGAGTTTGCTTTTCTGCTGGCTGAGGATCTGAACGGTTCCCTTCATGAGATCCTGCTGCGCCATGGTATCGTGCTGACCAGGGGGTCTAAGACCATCGGCGTATGTTATGCCACCCGTGAGGAGGCGAAGCATCTGGGCGTGAAGGAGAACGACGCACTGATCATGTCGAAGGATGTGGCCTATGACACATCGGGCAGGGCAGTATACAGCGGAAAGGAGATCATCAACGCGGATCGCTATGAGTATAAGATACTGACCAACAGTATGGGGAAGACCGAATGA
- a CDS encoding DEAD/DEAH box helicase, which yields MNFKDLKLSPLLLKALEEKGYVTPSPIQEKAIPYVLAGRDVLGCAQTGTGKTAAFALPIIQNLMNPDKKKYPKRVIRSLILTPTRELALQIAENFDQYGSHTSVKCAVIFGGVSANPQIESLRRGIDILVATPGRLYDLFSQGEIDLTHVEIFVLDEADRMLDMGFIHDVKKIISLLPKQKQTLLFSATMPDEIQALIEKLLRNPARVEVTPVSSTVDTIDASLYYVDKENKRPLLAHLLKQENFRSTLVFTRTKHGADRVAKFLNKSGIQAAAIHGDKSQGARQTALSHFKSGEIRVLVATDIAARGIDIEELSCVINFDLPNIPETYVHRIGRTGRAGLGGRAISFCDISEKDYVKDIEKLTGKKVPVIEDHPYPMTVFVVPPKETQPRPARTRREAAADRPQTRPAETKEKPKAKASKKPQGRSQTQPITKQRPGAQSGTRRRTSQ from the coding sequence ATGAATTTTAAAGATTTGAAACTTTCTCCCCTGCTTTTGAAAGCACTGGAAGAAAAAGGCTATGTAACCCCATCTCCGATCCAGGAAAAGGCGATCCCTTATGTGCTGGCTGGACGGGACGTGCTGGGCTGCGCCCAGACAGGCACCGGAAAGACTGCGGCATTTGCCCTGCCCATCATACAGAACCTGATGAATCCCGACAAAAAGAAATATCCAAAGCGTGTGATCCGCTCCCTGATCCTCACTCCGACCAGGGAACTGGCATTGCAGATCGCGGAAAACTTCGATCAGTACGGTTCCCACACCTCCGTCAAATGCGCCGTCATCTTCGGCGGCGTATCCGCCAATCCCCAGATCGAATCCCTGCGGCGCGGCATCGATATCCTGGTAGCAACCCCCGGACGCCTCTACGACCTGTTCAGCCAGGGTGAGATCGATCTGACCCATGTGGAGATCTTTGTGCTGGATGAAGCGGACCGGATGCTGGATATGGGATTTATCCACGATGTGAAAAAGATCATCTCCCTGCTGCCGAAACAGAAGCAGACCCTGCTCTTTTCCGCAACCATGCCGGACGAGATCCAGGCCCTGATCGAAAAGCTGCTGCGCAATCCCGCCAGGGTAGAGGTCACCCCCGTTTCCTCCACCGTGGACACCATAGACGCCTCCCTCTACTACGTAGACAAGGAGAACAAACGGCCGCTGCTGGCCCATCTTTTGAAACAGGAAAACTTCCGTTCCACCCTCGTCTTCACCCGCACCAAGCATGGAGCCGACCGGGTGGCGAAGTTTTTGAACAAGAGCGGCATCCAGGCAGCCGCCATCCACGGGGACAAGTCCCAGGGAGCCAGGCAGACGGCCCTCAGCCATTTTAAATCCGGCGAGATCCGGGTGCTGGTGGCTACGGACATCGCAGCCAGAGGCATCGATATTGAGGAGCTTTCCTGTGTCATCAACTTCGACCTGCCCAATATCCCGGAGACCTACGTCCACCGCATCGGACGGACCGGACGGGCAGGCCTTGGCGGACGCGCTATCTCCTTCTGTGACATTTCGGAGAAGGACTATGTAAAGGATATCGAGAAGCTGACCGGAAAGAAAGTTCCTGTGATAGAAGATCACCCCTACCCCATGACCGTATTCGTGGTTCCGCCGAAGGAGACGCAGCCGCGTCCGGCGAGGACGCGCAGGGAGGCTGCGGCAGACCGCCCGCAGACAAGACCGGCAGAAACAAAAGAAAAGCCAAAGGCAAAAGCGTCGAAAAAGCCCCAGGGAAGATCGCAGACGCAACCAATCACGAAGCAGCGGCCGGGGGCTCAGTCTGGCACCAGGCGCAGGACTTCGCAATAA